One Saimiri boliviensis isolate mSaiBol1 chromosome 17, mSaiBol1.pri, whole genome shotgun sequence genomic window carries:
- the CCL1 gene encoding C-C motif chemokine 1 yields the protein MQIITMALVCLLLAGMWPQDVDSQSMHVSFSRCCFSFVRKKISLGAIQCYRNTSSSCPHRGFIFKLKRGKEACALKTDKWAQKYGEKLSYCPPERK from the exons ATGCAGATCATCACCATGGCCCTGGTGTGCTTGCTGCTAGCTGGGATGTGGCCACAAGATGTGGACAGCCAGAGCA TGCATGTGTCCTTCTCCAGATGTTGCTTCTCATTTGTGAGGAAAAAGATTTCCCTGGGGGCAATCCAGTGTTACAGAAACACCAGCTCCAGCTGCCCGCATCGTGGTTTCAT ATTCAAGCTGAAGAGAGGCAAGGAAGCCTGTGCCTTGAAGACAGACAAATGGGCTCAGAAGTACGGAGAAAAGCTGAGCTACTGCCCgccagaaagaaaatga